One Methanobacteriaceae archaeon genomic window, CCCTGTAATTGTTAAAGCATCCGCTGGTGGTGGAGGTATTGGAATGCGTGCAGTTTACGAAGAAGGTGAACTTGTACGTGCAATTGAATCTACCCAGTCTGTTGCATCAACCAACTTCGGTGATCCAACTGTATTTATTGAAAAATACCTTGAAAAACCACGTCACATTGAATTCCAGCTCTTAGCTGATGAGCACGGAAATGTAATTCACGTAGGTGATCGTGAATGTTCTATCCAAAGAAGACATCAAAAGCTTTTAGAAGAAGCACCTTCCCCAATTATGACTGAAGAGTTAAGAGAAGAAATGGGTGGAAGTGCAGTAAAAGCAGCAGAATATATTGGATACACAAGTGCAGGTACTGTAGAGTTCTTATATGACAACGGACAATACTACTTCCTTGAAATGAACACACGTATTCAAGTAGAACACCCTATTACCGAACTTGTTACTAACACTGATTTAATCAAACAACAAATCTTAATTGCAAATGGTGATGAATTAAGCTATGAGCAAAAAGACATTAAAGTAACAGGACACGCAATTGAATGTCGTATTAATGCTGAAGACCCACTTAACGACTTTGCACCAAACCCTGGTAAAATTACTGGATACAGATCTCCTGGAGGTCCTGGTGTACGTTTAGACAGTGGAGTATACATGAATTATACTATTCCAACATTTTATGATTCAATGATTTCAAAATTAATCACTTATGGAAGAGACAGAAATGATGCAATGAACAGAATGAAAAGAGCATTAAGTGAATACATCATTTTAGGTGTTAAAACTACAATCCCATTCCATAAAGCTATTTTAAGAAATCCTAACTTTATTTCAGGAGACTTAAACACACACTTCATTGATACCTACAAGAAAGGTATTGAAGCTGAAATGGAAAATGTTATTGCTGAAGACTTAGAATACGTAAACAAATTAAAATCAACATTTATGCCTGGTAAAAAAATAGCTGCAATTTCTGCTGCTGTTGGATCTTATCAAAACATGAGTAAAAACCAATTCTTACAAAAGAAATAAACTGGGGATTTAATAATGAAAGAAGAAATCGTAAACTTGTTAACAAAGGAAAACAAAATTTCTGAAAAAACCATTGACGAACTAAAACAAGTTGATATTAACGACTTTAAATCCATTGTTGAAGAAATTGGAAAACAAGAAACCGAATATATTAAAGCAGATAAAATTGCTGAAAACTTAAACACAAAATATATTGGTAAAAACTTATATGTATTCCACGAAGTTCAATCAACAAACAATATAGCTAAATTCTTATCTGCAAACGGAATTGCAGATGGAAGTGTTATAATTTCTGAAAAACAGACTGCTGCAAGAGGAAGATCTGGAAAAGTATGGAACTCCCCATTAGGTGGTGCATGGTTATCTATAGTTTTAAATCCCCATGTGGACCACTCCAAACTTCCTTTAATAACATTGGCTACAGGTGTTGCTGTTGCAAAAACACTTGAAAAAATAGGAATCAAAAATCCTGAAATCAAATGGCCAAATGATATTATTATCAATGATAAAAAAGTCTGTGGAATCTTAACCGAAGCAGTTGCAAAATTCAATACTATCGAAAATGTCATTATCGGTGTAGGTATTGATGCTAATGTAGATATTGAAACTTTCCCTGAAGAAATTAAAGACTACAGTACTGCTTTAGAAAAAGAACTTGGAAGAAAAGTTGACGAACATGAACTAATTAGAATCTTCTTAGAAGAATTTGAAAAAATTGGTGAGCTTTTCGACCAAGAAGGATACGAAGAAATCTTAAAAGAATGGAGAAAACGTTCCTACTCAATTGGAAAAATTGTGGAAGTTAAAGAACCATTCAACAAATGTTATGATGGATACGTATTAGGTATTAGTAAAGAAGGCGCACTTGTCATTGAAAAAATTGACGGAACCTTAGAAAAAGTAATTTCTGGAGAATGTAATATTAAAAAGTAAATACAATCTCCTTACATTTTTCTTCATTTGAAACTACATCTTGTAATTTTTCAAATGAAGCTTCTATTTTTTTAATTAAATCTTTTAAATCTAAATTAATTGCATCACTTGATGATAATTCAAATCTTATTGTAGCAGATGCACCAGGCATTGAAACTGGTGGAATTGTAATTATTCCATAATCTCTTAATAAAATAAATGAGAACACATATGCCAAATCATCATCAGATAAATTATGTGAAACACTAACTTCCTTGCTTAAACCTTCAGGATAAATCATAACACCTGTAGGTGATTTTACAAAATTAGAGAAGTTTTCACACAATAATTCATACAATTCATCTTTTTTAGTGAAACTTTTAATCAGATTTTCCTCTTTGAAGTTTTTAATACCATTTACCATTGCAAGAACTGCTGGTGGTTGAGCTTCAAGACCAAACTGATTTACTTTGATTTTAATCTCATCAATTAAATCTTCACGCCCTGCCATTAATCCTCCTCTAGGACCTGCCATTAGCTTATCAGTACTTGTAATAGAAATATCTGCACCTAAATCACAAGCTTTAGGTTGATTGTAAACAACGGTTCTGAGTCTTGCACCGGATGCATCATCAACCATAACAGGAATGTTTTTAGCATGAGCCATTTCAATAACTTGTCTGAATTCATCTTCATCAATTACCTTATGATCCATTGTAGAACCAGTAACAACAACTAATGAAGTGTTATCAGGTATAGTAAACTCTTCAAAAACATCAGTTTCAAAGTATTCAGCACCAACTAACTTACAGCTTCTTGGAATTGATGGGTGAGCTGGCAACTCAGCAAGATAATGGACAACATTTGAACCTTCGCTAACTAAAGATAATATTGTAGCAAGGATTCCTGAAGAAGTTCTGTTAACAGCAAGAACTTTGTCTCCACCCATATGTTCTTTTCCAACTTCCTGAATAGCATCTTCAAAAATAGCTGGACCAACATAAGTTTCTAAAAGACTGATTTCAGCCTCAGAAGCAATGAATCCTCCTGCTAATCCAGTAAGGTCAAATAAAGAAGATCTGCCATTTGTTTCTACATGATTTTTGATGATAGAAAGAGCATTTTCTCTTTTTTTAACTTCATCTAAAGAGTTATTAATTATCATTTAATCAGAGTCATCCAATTCTAATTTGTAATCTTCAAAGAATTCCAAAATTGATTTTAATTTTTTCTCATCAATAGGAATTTGAGTGTATTCTTGTTTTTCTGGAATTCCATAGTAGTATTCTGCAAATAAAACTTTACCTTCAGGAGTGGTAAAGAAGTTAATACCATCTGCAAGTTCATCCGGTTTTTTGTTATGGAATTCTACATCAAAAGAGACACCTAATTTTTCTGAAAATTTTGCTTTTTCTTCAGGTTCTCTGTTAGATTTTCTAATTTTTGCCATCCTTGATTTTAATTTCTTTTCTGCGAGTTCATTAATATCTGCCATAATATTACAACCCTAATTTTTAATTTTAATATAGTTAGTATGAAACTAAATAATATATAAGTATTCCTTTTTAGTCATATAGACTGTTACCGTTACTATCCATAGCAACTATAAGTGGTCCAAAGTCTTTAACCTTTAAGTTCCACATTGCTTCAGGCATTCCTAAGTCCAACCAGTCCACACTTTCAATTTCCTCAACTGCATCAACATATAATGCTGCACATCCACCTGTTGCAACAACATAAAGAGCTTCATTTCTAACTAATGCTTCTCTTACGCTGTCATCCATACCTCCTTTACCAATGACGATTTTAGCACCTAAGTCTAAGACATCACTTTGGTATGGATTCATTCTCATTGAAGTGGTAGGTCCAACAGCAACCATTTTGTAATTTCCATCGTCATCTTTTGTAACAATAGGACCTGCGTGGAACAATACTGCACCTTCAATATCTACAGGAGCGCCTTCTTCAAGAATTCTTTTGTGAGCTTGATCTCTTGCAGTATAAATATTACCTGTTAAGTATACTACATCACCTGCTTTCAATTCACTTAAATCTTCATCTTTAATTGGAACATTCAATTTTCTTTCCATCAATTCACCTTTAATTAGTAATAAATATTATATTATAAAAAACTATAATTATATTTATATAAAATTTTTAGATTAAATAAATTTAATGGGTAAAAATAAAAAAGAGGAAAATTTATGTCAAGTATGAGTAGTGTAGCAGGTTTATCCAAATATATAACAACCTTACCAAAAACTAAATTTTCAATTTGTGGAATGTTAATTATAAGTTTCCTTATTGGAGGTTTATACAATCTAATCGATTCTTCAACAGCAGTTGGATTTATCGAAGATATTATTTTGGGAGGAATTTTCGGTTTAATTGTATACGGAATTCCTTCAATTATGAGTGGAGCTCTTAATCAGCAAACAATCAGTGTTGTTCATGGAATAAACTTAAAAATAAAACACTCAATGTTTTTATCTGTACTCTCAATGACTATCCTTGGAGTAATTATTGTTGCAGGCGGAGTAATCTCCCACATATTCAATATTGACATTTACTTAAACTCCATGCTATTTGCATGTGTTTTAATCTACGGTTTTAATACATTGGTATTTTGGACTACTTCCAAAGTAAGATTCATAACTGCTGCAATTACTGGATTTATTCAGCCTGTACTCATATTAACAATGTATACTATCCTCACATTTTTATTTATTGACACCAGTTTTTTAGGCCCTGCAATTATACAAATTACAGTAAAAGCACTTATTGCTGCAATTATCTTTGTTATGGCAATATATGCATTCATTAGTGTTATTGCATCCCCATTTAATAAAAATCTTGGAATTGGTGTTTTAGATTTATTAAGTTTATTTATCGCACACATGAACGAAGGATCAAATTCCCTAGAAGGATTATTTGAAAACATGAGTGAAGCTATTGATACAATAGTTACTTTTGTCAGTTTTAAAACAGAACAGGGAATTAAAGCATTGTTCATCTCTCCATCCGTGCACCCAGGACCTTTAGGTGATCTTGGTGGATCAAATATGCCAACAATCTTAGCAAACAAATTTGATCATTTCACAATGGTGGCTCACGGTCCATCTACACACGATTTCAATCCAATTGCAGTTTCAGAAATTGATAAAGTGGAAGATTCTGTAAGAAGAGGATTGCAAAAAGTTGAATACGCACCAAATGCTAGTAAATTTGTAAGATACACTGCTGAAAAAGCAAATATTGGTGTACAAATGTTTAATGACGGAATGGTTATTTTATCCACTTTTGCACCCGAAGCAGTTGATGATATTGAATTTGGTGTTGGATTGACAATGATGGCACAAAGTAGAAGCCACTGTAATGTTAAAGATTCTGTGATTGTAGACTGTCACAACTCATTTACAGCAGAAAGTGGGGAAATTTTACCTGGAAACTCTGAAGTATTCCAGTTAATTGATGTTATTGATACTATAAATCCAAATCAGGAAAGATATGAAATAAAAGTAGGTTGTTATGAAGATTCTATGCAGCCACTTGGAAAACAGGAAGGAATTGGAGACAGTGGTATTAAAACAATGATTATTGAAGTTGACAATCAAAGAACTGCATATGTGCTTTTCGATTCCAACAACATGGAAATTGGATTTAGACAAGAAATCATTGATGCAGTAAGTGATTTGGAAATAGATGAAATCGAAGTAATGACTACTGATACCCATACTGTTAACACACTTTCCAGAGGATACAATCCTATTGGAATTGCAAAAAGAGCAGAAATCATAGAACACGTTAAAATAAGTATCAAAGAAGCAATAAATGATTTAGAAAAAGTAGAAGTTGGAACTGGAACTGAAAAGATTGTAAATCTTAATACATTCGGACCTAAAAACTCAACTGAATT contains:
- a CDS encoding acetyl-CoA carboxylase biotin carboxylase subunit; its protein translation is MFEKVLVANRGEIAIRVMRACRELDIKSVSIYSDADKTSLYTNYADESYPLGNPSPAKSYLNIEKIIDIAIESGADAIHPGYGFLAENPKFGEECEKNGIKLIGPSGDIINKMGDKITSKALMKKAGVPVIEGTPEGITDIEEAKDIARQIGYPVIVKASAGGGGIGMRAVYEEGELVRAIESTQSVASTNFGDPTVFIEKYLEKPRHIEFQLLADEHGNVIHVGDRECSIQRRHQKLLEEAPSPIMTEELREEMGGSAVKAAEYIGYTSAGTVEFLYDNGQYYFLEMNTRIQVEHPITELVTNTDLIKQQILIANGDELSYEQKDIKVTGHAIECRINAEDPLNDFAPNPGKITGYRSPGGPGVRLDSGVYMNYTIPTFYDSMISKLITYGRDRNDAMNRMKRALSEYIILGVKTTIPFHKAILRNPNFISGDLNTHFIDTYKKGIEAEMENVIAEDLEYVNKLKSTFMPGKKIAAISAAVGSYQNMSKNQFLQKK
- a CDS encoding biotin--[acetyl-CoA-carboxylase] ligase — translated: MKEEIVNLLTKENKISEKTIDELKQVDINDFKSIVEEIGKQETEYIKADKIAENLNTKYIGKNLYVFHEVQSTNNIAKFLSANGIADGSVIISEKQTAARGRSGKVWNSPLGGAWLSIVLNPHVDHSKLPLITLATGVAVAKTLEKIGIKNPEIKWPNDIIINDKKVCGILTEAVAKFNTIENVIIGVGIDANVDIETFPEEIKDYSTALEKELGRKVDEHELIRIFLEEFEKIGELFDQEGYEEILKEWRKRSYSIGKIVEVKEPFNKCYDGYVLGISKEGALVIEKIDGTLEKVISGECNIKK
- a CDS encoding TIGR03576 family pyridoxal phosphate-dependent enzyme, giving the protein MIINNSLDEVKKRENALSIIKNHVETNGRSSLFDLTGLAGGFIASEAEISLLETYVGPAIFEDAIQEVGKEHMGGDKVLAVNRTSSGILATILSLVSEGSNVVHYLAELPAHPSIPRSCKLVGAEYFETDVFEEFTIPDNTSLVVVTGSTMDHKVIDEDEFRQVIEMAHAKNIPVMVDDASGARLRTVVYNQPKACDLGADISITSTDKLMAGPRGGLMAGREDLIDEIKIKVNQFGLEAQPPAVLAMVNGIKNFKEENLIKSFTKKDELYELLCENFSNFVKSPTGVMIYPEGLSKEVSVSHNLSDDDLAYVFSFILLRDYGIITIPPVSMPGASATIRFELSSSDAINLDLKDLIKKIEASFEKLQDVVSNEEKCKEIVFTF
- a CDS encoding FumA C-terminus/TtdB family hydratase beta subunit, which produces MERKLNVPIKDEDLSELKAGDVVYLTGNIYTARDQAHKRILEEGAPVDIEGAVLFHAGPIVTKDDDGNYKMVAVGPTTSMRMNPYQSDVLDLGAKIVIGKGGMDDSVREALVRNEALYVVATGGCAALYVDAVEEIESVDWLDLGMPEAMWNLKVKDFGPLIVAMDSNGNSLYD
- a CDS encoding DUF2070 family protein, which translates into the protein MSSMSSVAGLSKYITTLPKTKFSICGMLIISFLIGGLYNLIDSSTAVGFIEDIILGGIFGLIVYGIPSIMSGALNQQTISVVHGINLKIKHSMFLSVLSMTILGVIIVAGGVISHIFNIDIYLNSMLFACVLIYGFNTLVFWTTSKVRFITAAITGFIQPVLILTMYTILTFLFIDTSFLGPAIIQITVKALIAAIIFVMAIYAFISVIASPFNKNLGIGVLDLLSLFIAHMNEGSNSLEGLFENMSEAIDTIVTFVSFKTEQGIKALFISPSVHPGPLGDLGGSNMPTILANKFDHFTMVAHGPSTHDFNPIAVSEIDKVEDSVRRGLQKVEYAPNASKFVRYTAEKANIGVQMFNDGMVILSTFAPEAVDDIEFGVGLTMMAQSRSHCNVKDSVIVDCHNSFTAESGEILPGNSEVFQLIDVIDTINPNQERYEIKVGCYEDSMQPLGKQEGIGDSGIKTMIIEVDNQRTAYVLFDSNNMEIGFRQEIIDAVSDLEIDEIEVMTTDTHTVNTLSRGYNPIGIAKRAEIIEHVKISIKEAINDLEKVEVGTGTEKIVNLNTFGPKNSTELISTISSVVAVSKIIAPVLFITALLIVFIWIFFGGL